A single genomic interval of Vairimorpha necatrix chromosome 5, complete sequence harbors:
- a CDS encoding Rho GTPase activating protein, whose protein sequence is MDEIKTRLEKKDMTTINDLEDIEFITYKKDFLNTHKTTIFNSLSYIEISKLNQTILGRWMYPVVSFAKDDIKFWIATTLKYGQRNVFVPLNFYTLTETILSLDIKVGGLFRVRNSMATVKECVNMLEEGIYNRVSFKEIRDNLAENFNVIDLTTAFKEVLRSYKQTVIPESFLPIILKFSKLEDKNERLSLYHYLYLSLPKYNRHLLEATIYFLYLVHDIATNDGKDYTTNMDMEGISTVMMPNILLKNNNEVNLEEVSILVEFMKEFILNFSVIVQKNTLL, encoded by the coding sequence ATGgatgaaataaaaaccaGGTTAGAGAAAAAAGACATGACAACAATTAATGATTTAGAAGACATTGAATTTATTACATACAAAAAAGACTTCTTAAATACGCATAAAACTACAATTTTCAATTCATTAAGTTACattgaaatttctaaattgaACCAGACAATTTTAGGAAGGTGGATGTATCCAGTAGTTTCATTTGCTAAAGatgatataaaattctGGATAGCGACAACTTTGAAATATGGCCAGAGGAATGTTTTCGttcctttaaatttttatactttgACAGAGACAATTCTCTCGTTGGACATAAAAGTGGGAGGTTTATTTAGAGTACGAAATTCTATGGCTACAGTCAAAGAATGTGTAAATATGTTAGAAGAAGGTATTTATAATAGAGTCtcatttaaagaaataagagATAATCTCgcagaaaattttaatgttataGATTTGACTACTGCTTTTAAGGAAGTATTAAGAAGTTATAAGCAGACAGTTATACCAGAGTCTTTTCTACCTATAATCTTGAAATTTAGTAAATTAGAAGACAAAAATGAGAGACTTAGTCTATAccattatttatatttatctttaCCAAAATATAATAGGCATCTCTTAGAGGCTACcatttactttttatatttggtACACGATATTGCAACAAATGACGGAAAAGATTATACCACAAATATGGACATGGAAGGAATTTCTACTGTGATGATGCCTAATATACttttaaagaataataACGAGGTAAATTTAGAAGAGGTTTCAATATTAGTAGAGTTTATGAAGGAATTTATACTGAATTTTTCAGTTATTGTACAGAAAAATACccttttataa
- a CDS encoding nucleolar GTP-binding protein 1 (GTPBP4) codes for MKVNFNYITPVPQNTSLIDIALSKTQKRSPTVVHPQYSIVRIRKFYMHKVKKAGEEFKLRLETIVKEFPRLEDIHPFYSDLINVLYDKDHYKLALGHVSSTRKVCEGIVKEFVKLLKYGDTLYRCKQLKRGALGRMASACKKLDKTLTYLEEVRMHLGRLPSIDPNSRSLLICGFPNVGKSSFINKISRADVEVQPYAFTTKSLYVGHFDYNYLNWQVIDTPGILDHELEDRNTIEMLSITALAHIKAVVLYFFDLSGNCGHNIDEQISLFNTLSPLLDSKIVIVLSKCDLLKLDNVQDLKDKDLLKNFLQDKIFIEISTQDEFNVERAKKLACDILLEERVDRKLENEKIKEYINRITMSKSRYQKEKEPPREIKREIEELNNEQERYFCKEEYKYDQIPEIINGKNFCDFIDDDIVRKLNEMEEEEDKMFAIYTKNYDILTKEQREDMKKIYDKIEEKKIERELRKTNKVPRSKQINRKNTQIVKVNRRDRIPVHLANDKKPDRSKEKSRFDTKGHYERKPKHFFRFKGKNNRR; via the coding sequence ATGaaagtaaattttaattacatAACTCCTGTACCACAAAACACTTCTTTAATTGACATTGCTCTTAGTAAAACTCAAAAACGATCTCCTACCGTAGTACATCCCCAATATTCAATAGTAAGAATCCGAAAATTTTACATGCACAAAGTTAAAAAAGCCGGCGAAGAATTCAAATTGAGACTTGAAACAATAGTCAAGGAATTTCCTAGACTTGAAGATATTCATCCATTTTATTCTGATcttataaatgttttatatgataAAGATCATTACAAATTGGCACTTGGCCACGTGAGCTCAACTAGAAAAGTTTGCGAAGGAATTGTTAAAGAATTTGTTAAGTTATTGAAATATGGAGACACGCTTTACAGATGTAAACAACTTAAAAGAGGAGCACTTGGAAGAATGGCCAGTgcatgtaaaaaattagataaGACTCTTACTTATCTAGAAGAGGTAAGAATGCATTTGGGACGTCTTCCTTCTATAGATCCGAATTCTAGATCTTTACTAATTTGTGGATTTCCTAATGTTGGAAAAagttcttttataaataaaattagtCGGGCTGACGTAGAAGTCCAGCCGTACGCTTTTACTACTAAAAGTTTGTATGTTGGCCATTTtgattataattatttgaaTTGGCAAGTTATTGATACGCCGGGGATTTTAGATCACGAGTTAGAAGATAGAAATACGATAGAAATGTTGTCTATTACTGCTTTGGCTCATATAAAAGCAgtagttttatattttttcgacTTAAGTGGCAATTGTGGTCATAATATTGATGAacaaatttctttatttaacaCACTCAGTCCACTTTTAGATTCTAAAATTGTGATTGTTTTAAGCAAATGcgatttattaaaacttgATAATGTCcaagatttaaaagataaagatcttcttaaaaattttttacaagataaaatttttatagaaatttcTACACAAGATGAATTTAATGTAGAAAGAGCCAAGAAGTTAGCTTGTGACattttattagaagaaAGAGTAGATAGGAAATTAGAAAATGAGAagataaaagaatatataaatagaaTTACTATGTCAAAATCCAGAtatcaaaaagaaaaagaacCACCCAGAGAAATTAAAAGGGAAATAGAAGAGTTAAATAATGAACAAGaaagatatttttgtaaagaagaatataaatatgatcAAATTCCcgaaattataaatggtaaaaatttttgcgATTTTATAGATGACGACATAGTAAGGAAATTGAATGAAAtggaagaagaagaagataaaATGTTTGCGATTTATACTAAGaattatgatattttgACTAAAGAACAAAGAGAAGATATGAAGAAgatttatgataaaatagaagaaaaaaagatagaGAGAGAATTAAGGAAGACAAACAAAGTCCCGAGATCCAAACAAATTAATCGTAAGAATACACAAATTGTGAAGGTTAATCGAAGAGACAGAATACCAGTGCATTTGGCGAATGATAAGAAGCCTGACAGGAGTAAA
- a CDS encoding DNA replication licensing factor MCM6 produces MSVNVENSFLEFLEAIPKNKILLENVIQKNEQTLVIDTQDLHDFNEDLYVNIMQKYGQVIPSINKSLEKFSLKNFNKKIKNHSFCNLDFCYKIRDLKSNKLGQLVSFSGTSTRTTQVRPELVSGTFICKECNSVVPEVEQEFKYTEPLVCPNHLCTNRKLWRLDIDESEFSNWQRIHVQENTDEIPPGSLPRNIDVIVRNDLVEKIRAGEKLIFTGYLIVVPDVIQLMLPQSKSMPVQEGVADNMRSKRNINIKDLNYKLSFMCTHVNTKEEDDTNNFTNEELKVIEEMKSTKNLYYKLSQSLFPSIHGHFSIKNGILLLLIGGVTKKTESGVKLRGDINILLVGDPGTAKSQFLKQTSGILSRSVYTSGKSSSAAGLTACVIRDGETGEMSIEAGALMLSDNGICCIDEFDKMNYKDQVSIHEAMEQQTITIAKAGINATLNSRTSILAAANPIKGRYDKRKTLKQNINLSQPIMSRFDLYFVLIDDVDLENDRNVSMHILNNHLLSSEINMSDSYFTLEQVKLFIRYARKQKPLLNEEVHKKLVEKYIKIRQDSLINNSNYKMTVRHLESMIRLSEALAKLHCDSEVRECYVEEAFRLISSSVIEIKGEDIEIGVESKETGQTKINSNDLVRITNQIVYLIKTREGMNKEDLISCYIEQIEDTLETEDEFYAEKELADKVIDYLVSHEGVLFISENIYFIHPNFDV; encoded by the coding sequence ATGTCTGTAAACGTAGAAAACTCTTTTCTTGAATTTCTAGAAGCAAttccaaaaaataaaattcttttagaaaatgttatacaaaaaaatgaacaAACCCTAGTAATCGACACACAAGATCTACACGATTTTAATGAAGACTTATACGTAAATATAATGCAGAAATATGGCCAAGTAATCCCATCCATCAACAAATCTTTggaaaaattttctttaaaaaattttaacaaaaaaatcaaaaatcaTTCTTTTTGTAACTTGgatttttgttataaaatCCGAGATCTAAAATCTAACAAACTAGGCCAACTTGTTTCTTTTAGTGGCACATCAACAAGAACTACACAAGTTAGACCAGAATTAGTTTCTGGtacatttatttgtaaagaaTGTAATTCTGTTGTACCAGAAGTAGAAcaagaatttaaatatactGAACCACTTGTTTGTCCAAATCATCTTTGTACTAATCGTAAATTGTGGCGACTTGACATCGACGAAAGTGAATTTTCAAATTGGCAACGAATACACGTACAAGAAAATACTGACGAAATACCACCGGGTTCACTGCCTAGAAATATAGACGTCATTGTACGAAATGATTTAGTAGAAAAAATCAGAGCTGgtgaaaaattaatttttactgGATATTTGATAGTTGTTCCTGATGTTATCCAATTAATGTTACCACAATCTAAAAGTATGCCCGTGCAGGAAGGCGTGGCCGACAACATGAGAtctaaaagaaatataaatattaaagatttGAACTATAAGTTAAGTTTTATGTGTACACACGTCAATACGAAAGAAGAAGATGATactaataattttactaaTGAAGAATTGAAAGTTATAGAAGAAATGAAATctactaaaaatttgtattacAAATTGTCTCAGAGTTTGTTTCCTTCGATACATGGACATTTTTCGATAAAAAATGGGATActtttacttttaataGGTGGagttacaaaaaaaactgaAAGTGGTGTCAAATTAAGAGGAGATATTAACATTTTACTGGTCGGAGATCCAGGAACTGCGAAATCGCAGTTCCTTAAACAAACATCGGGGATTTTATCAAGAAGTGTTTACACTTCTGGCAAAAGTAGCAGCGCCGCCGGTCTAACGGCCTGCGTCATAAGAGACGGCGAAACGGGGGAAATGTCAATAGAAGCGGGTGCTCTAATGTTAAGTGATAATGGTATTTGTTGTATAGAcgaatttgataaaatgaATTATAAAGATCAAGTGAGTATTCATGAAGCTATGGAACAGCAGACTATTACGATAGCCAAAGCAGGTATAAATGCCACTCTAAATTCTCGTACTAGTATTTTGGCGGCCGCAAATCCTATCAAAGGAAGATACGACAAGCGTAAGACATTAAAAcagaatataaatttgagTCAGCCTATTATGAGCAGatttgatttatatttcgTCTTAATAGACGATGTAGACTTGGAAAATGATAGAAATGTCAGTATGcacattttaaataatcatCTTCTTTCTTCTGAAATTAACATGAGTGACAGTTATTTTACACTTGAACAAGTCAAATTGTTCATTCGCTACGCAAGGAAACAGAAACCTCTTTTGAACGAAGAAGTTCATAAGAAATTAGTAgagaaatatataaaaatcagaCAAGATAGTTTGATAAATAAtagtaattataaaatgacAGTACGTCATTTAGAAAGTATGATAAGACTTAGTGAAGCCTTGGCCAAGTTACACTGCGACTCTGAAGTTAGAGAATGTTATGTTGAAGAAGCTTTCCGTCTAATTTCTAGTAGCGTGATCGAGATAAAAGGCGAAGACATTGAAATAGGAGTTGAATCAAAGGAGACTGGACAgactaaaataaattctaatgATTTGGTGCGAATTACCAATCagattgtttatttaattaagaCTAGGGAAGGAATgaataaagaagatttgATAAGTTGTTATATTGAACAAATTGAAGATACTTTGGAGACAGAAGATGAATTTTACGCTGAGAAAGAACTAGCAGATAAAGTGATTGATTATTTGGTAAGTCATGAAGgagttttatttataagtgaaaatatttattttattcatcCAAACTTTGatgtttaa
- a CDS encoding sumo-specific peptidase 1 (SENP1), whose product MNNKDEAKRNIKKYNVFESLSSKNNANNIVNFDKNIPRFFDSDSFSSELYNPNKKSSLEELEPIEHNESSEYDCNDKTIILSDEKQTMSTTESSTEIELKHDEFINADESIKGTEFSDNNDSLLKTNNSLLKTNDDSILESQSSSNYNSPLKNCTNKSTSFTSDFEKSMLNKKFSKKDIKDRSDKKEKYDKMIVKIKAILPTLKLPVNIQNYEMRHEDVSLLLGPHWLNDKIINSYMEFLHEYDPEIYIFSSYFYTNLRKGGIERVSKYTSNINIFEYRLLFFPVHLHNHWVFVCYDVLKKKLEYRDSLGGSSDSVLENLSEFIESEYKRIYNEELSVSQIYIENIRKQDNGHDCGVFTLMYAKQRVKDYNNFIYKDMKNYRRIILYEIFIEKKIEYFEYD is encoded by the coding sequence atgaataataAAGACGAAgctaaaagaaatataaaaaaatacaatgtTTTTGAATCTTTaagttcaaaaaataatgcaaataatattgtcaattttgataaaaatattccgcgattttttgattctgattctttttcttctgaGTTGTACAatccaaataaaaaatcttctctTGAAGAATTGGAGCCTATTGAACACAATGAAAGTTCAGAGTATGATTGTAAtgataaaacaataatattatcAGATGAAAAACAAACAATGTCTACTACAGAATCCTCTACAGAAATAGAATTGAAACATgatgaatttataaatgcaGACGAGTCAATAAAAGGCACAGAATTTTCTGATAATAATGATTCATTATTGAAAACCAATAATTctcttttaaaaactaaTGATGATTCGATTTTGGAAAGTCAATCGTCGTCAAATTATAATTCTCCTTTAAAAAACTGTACTAATAAATCTACAAGTTTCACCAGTGACTTCGAGAAATCAAtgctaaataaaaaattttcaaaaaaagatataaaagatCGCAGcgataaaaaagaaaagtaCGACAAAATGATTGTCAAAATTAAGGCAATTTTGCCTACTCTCAAGCTCCCTGTAAATATCCAGAATTATGAAATGCGCCATGAAGACGTCTCTCTGCTTTTAGGCCCGCATTGGTTAAATGACaagattataaattctTACATGGAATTTCTACACGAGTACGATCCtgaaatttacattttcaGCTCGTATTTTTACACAAATTTAAGGAAGGGCGGCATAGAGCGAGTGTCGAAATATACatctaatattaatatatttgagtatagattattatttttccctGTTCATTTACATAATCACTGGGTCTTTGTGTGTTATGATGTcttaaagaagaaattagaaTACAGAGATTCCTTAGGCGGCTCTAGTGATTCGGTACTAGAAAATCTTTCTGAATTTATAGAGTCAGAATATAAGAGAATTTATAATGAAGAATTATCAGTGtctcaaatttatatagaaaatataagaaaacaAGATAATGGACATGATTGTGGGGTGTTTACACTGATGTACGCTAAGCAGAGAGTAAAggattataataattttatttataaagacATGAAGAATTATAGAAGAATAATCTTGTATGAGATATTTATAGAGAAAAAGATAGAGTATTTTGAatatgattaa